Within the Streptosporangium album genome, the region GTGCGCCGGCTGGTCGGTGCGGGACGTGCTGGCCCACCTGGCAGGGGAGGAGCTGTACAACCACGCCTGCCTGGACGGCGACCTCAAGGGGTTCTCCGCGACGCTCGAACGTGAGGGCGTCACCGGCGGTTACAACGGTTTCAACGACTGGTGCGTACGGCGTCGCCGTGACGTGCCCGTCGAGGAGGTGCTCTGGGAGTGGCGGCGCGCGAACGGGGAGACGCGTGAGCGCATGCGCGCGCTCGGCCGCGACGCGGAGCTGCAGACCATGGCCGGGCCGTACCCGGTGGGCCTGCAGGCCTTCCACTACGACTCCGAGTACGCCGCCCACGCCGACGACGTGGGAGCCCCCGTGCCGGACGGCGAGGCGGACGAGCGGGCCCGGTGGCGGGCCGAGGTGGCGACGTTCGTGCTGGGGGAGCAGGACTCCAAGGC harbors:
- a CDS encoding maleylpyruvate isomerase family mycothiol-dependent enzyme, encoding MTSPTENPLADFDPFDIFDTEAARLDRHFSDLGEEGWNRPSRCAGWSVRDVLAHLAGEELYNHACLDGDLKGFSATLEREGVTGGYNGFNDWCVRRRRDVPVEEVLWEWRRANGETRERMRALGRDAELQTMAGPYPVGLQAFHYDSEYAAHADDVGAPVPDGEADERARWRAEVATFVLGEQDSKAQVEMTAERVWVHAFGMSEQLPVSTFVEATVGRLPDGHPLDRRLKAALRCLA